A window from Solanum stenotomum isolate F172 chromosome 5, ASM1918654v1, whole genome shotgun sequence encodes these proteins:
- the LOC125866050 gene encoding uncharacterized protein LOC125866050 isoform X2 — translation MVSEALQQSFMATKLACTSSLPWIWVIEALASSSEIDASLLINLVKRTPEISDDLGRNAREMVSLRILESLFVRKNSGANSVASVPGDKVELDPSRDCEDVLRCILLEMSASNLKTATPDMFKWDVLSFIMKKRSILPKCHLQQFKDAIVESTNPFSTSLKERSGLELGNHYRDSGTADAIGSDGFKQGHEIGGVNTRHAAPTENLDTSTQGNKNGLQENQPGSTLLPVKRSFNAPTAYEIEVNKTKATPEKSSDPCAKAAKKFKQDVAGPIQNTVPDLISSQRDGVPAESCGGSQSIVQKRNSEDDGTLEANGCLKDGKAKHAASASVLSGIDSSIKDLLPQRMSSDKKFQNIGSSSNCCAELGTSSDSSLHVIQQDSRTCGSKGDLDYNLPRDLQNGEPSNADKENIEQSCESEFSGDTDEYHNESTDLASQKNDFLNLQYAQGEDSLATVDCTELNLCVKCNEGENLLVCSSDTCSLVVHESCLGSVPNFDYKGSFYCPFCAYSRAISEYLEGKKKASLARNDLAAFIRLGAGQQSKKSLPRSQGMKKHQSQEDTIVQLCRNAKGKNSLKEVTEAGSAPADRSSVRAQVMQTGAPQPETSLLRNESGRNSLNEVREAGSAPADKSSVGAQVVQTGSPQPEASLPKQCLVAGQQPDKSPLGCHRSRQNQSREEEELCHDENRNKNSLEKAEPAGSHPVTRNSMRAEVTQIHPPQPHVPHEHVCQESSSIEVSSEEEQDEIGSGYHVQFRNQENNSCPWIPQLRRKKLPWTKMEEETLKEGLLRFSHFHDRWKRILEFGGDVFQKGRTSGDLKDKWRNISKAGEKAT, via the exons ATGGTCTCTGAAGCACTGCAACAGTCTTTCATGGCTACCAAACTTGCATGTACATCATCTCTGCCATGGATTTGGGTGATTGAAGCACTGGCAAGTTCCAGTGAGATAGACGCATCTTTACTCATCA ATTTGGTTAAGAGGACTCCTGAAATCTCTGATGATCTGGGGAGAAATGCAAGGGAAATGGTTTCCTTGAGAATTTTAGAGAGCTTATTTGTTCGGAAAAACTCAGGTGCAAATAGTGTCGCTTCAGTTCCAGGTGACAAAGTTGAACTTGATCCGTCAAGGGACTGCGAAGATGTCCTTCGCTGCATATTGTTGGAG ATGTCTGCATCAAATCTAAAAACAGCTACGCCAGATATGTTCAAGTGGGATGTTCTGTCATTCATTATGAAAAAGAGATCTATCTTGCCAAAGTGTCACTTGCAACAA TTTAAAGATGCCATTGTGGAATCGACGAATCCTTTTTCCacttccttgaaagaaagaagtGGATTGGAGTTGGGGAACCACTACAGAGACAGTGGTACTGCTGATGCTATTGGTTCTGATGGCTTTAAGCAGGGACATGAAATAGGAGGTGTGAATACCCGACATGCTGCACCAACTGAGAACTTGGATACTTCAACACAGGGCAACAAGAATGGCCTGCAAGAAAATCAGCCTGGAAGCACTCTGCTGCCTGTTAAGAGGAGTTTTAATGCCCCTACTGCTTATGAAATAGAAGTCAATAAAACTAAAGCCACGCCAGAGAAAAGTTCTGATCCATGTGCGAAGGCTGCCAAAAAGTTTAAGCAGGATGTTGCTGGTCCCATTCAGAACACTGTTCCTGATTTGATATCGTCTCAAAGAGATGGAGTCCCAGCAGAATCATGTGGAGGAAGTCAATCTATTGTTCAAAAAAGGAACTCGGAAGATGATGGTACCCTTGAAGCAAATGGATGCCTGAAGGATGGTAAAGCAAAGCATGCTGCATCAGCAAGTGTTTTATCTGGCATTGACTCTAGTATCAAGGATCTGTTGCCTCAAAGAATGAGTTCAGACAAGAAGTTCCAAAATATTGGAAGTAGCAGCAATTGTTGTGCTGAACTGGGAACATCAAGTGACTCATCCCTGCATGTGATTCAGCAGGATTCTCGCACTTGTGGCTCCAAAGGTGACCTGGATTATAATCTTCCACGAGATCTGCAAAATGGCGAACCTTCTAATGCAGACAAAGAGAATATTGAGCAAAGTTGTGAATCTGAGTTCTCTGGTGATACTGATGAGTATCACAATGAGAGTACTGATCTTGCTTCacagaaaaatgatttcttgaACTTGCAATACGCTCAGGGTGAAGATTCTTTGGCAACTGTTGATTGTACAGAGCTTAATCTTTGTGTGAAGTGTAACGAGGGGGAAAACTTATTAGTTTGTAGTTCTGATACTTGCTCTTTGGTGGTTCATGAAAGTTGCTTGGGTTCTGTACCCAACTTTGATTACAAAGGAAGCTTCTATTGCCCCTTTTGTGCATATTCTCGAGCCATTTCTGAGTACCTGGAAGGTAAGAAGAAGGCCTCACTTGCTAGGAATGATTTGGCTGCATTTATTCGCTTGGGGGCTGGACAACAATCAAAGAAGTCACTACCTAGGTCACAAGGAATGAAGAAGCATCAATCTCAAGAGGATACAATTGTACAGTTGTGCCGCAATGCAAAGGGTAAGAATTCATTGAAGGAG GTCACAGAAGCAGGAAGTGCTCCAGCCGACAGGAGTTCTGTCAGAGCTCAAGTCATGCAAACTGGTGCACCTCAACCAGAAACTTCTCTACTCCGCAATGAAAGTGGGAGGAATTCGTTGAATGAGGTCAGAGAAGCAGGAAGTGCTCCAGCCGACAAGAGTTCTGTCGGAGCTCAAGTCGTGCAAACCGGTTCACCTCAACCAGAGGCTTCTCTACCTAAACAATGCTTAGTAGCTGGTCAACAACCCGACAAATCACCTCTTGGATGTCATAGATCAAGACAGAATCAGTCCAGAGAGGAAGAAGAATTGTGTCATGATGAGAATAGAAACAAAAATTCTTTGGAGAAGGCTGAACCAGCAGGAAGTCATCCAGTCACTAGAAATTCAATGCGTGCCGAGGTCACGCAGATCCATCCACCTCAACCACATGTTCCTCATGAACATGTGTGCCAAGAAAGTTCTTCTATAGAAGTAAGTTCTGAAGAAGAACAAGATGAGATAGGTTCCGGATACCATGTACAATTTAGGAATCAAGAAAACAA
- the LOC125866050 gene encoding uncharacterized protein LOC125866050 isoform X1: MVSEALQQSFMATKLACTSSLPWIWVIEALASSSEIDASLLINLVKRTPEISDDLGRNAREMVSLRILESLFVRKNSGANSVASVPGDKVELDPSRDCEDVLRCILLEMSASNLKTATPDMFKWDVLSFIMKKRSILPKCHLQQFKDAIVESTNPFSTSLKERSGLELGNHYRDSGTADAIGSDGFKQGHEIGGVNTRHAAPTENLDTSTQGNKNGLQENQPGSTLLPVKRSFNAPTAYEIEVNKTKATPEKSSDPCAKAAKKFKQDVAGPIQNTVPDLISSQRDGVPAESCGGSQSIVQKRNSEDDGTLEANGCLKDGKAKHAASASVLSGIDSSIKDLLPQRMSSDKKFQNIGSSSNCCAELGTSSDSSLHVIQQDSRTCGSKGDLDYNLPRDLQNGEPSNADKENIEQSCESEFSGDTDEYHNESTDLASQKNDFLNLQYAQGEDSLATVDCTELNLCVKCNEGENLLVCSSDTCSLVVHESCLGSVPNFDYKGSFYCPFCAYSRAISEYLEGKKKASLARNDLAAFIRLGAGQQSKKSLPRSQGMKKHQSQEDTIVQLCRNAKGKNSLKEVTEAGSAPADRSSVGAQVIQTSAPQPEPSQPRNENERNSLNEVTEAGSAPADRSSVRAQVMQTGAPQPETSLLRNESGRNSLNEVREAGSAPADKSSVGAQVVQTGSPQPEASLPKQCLVAGQQPDKSPLGCHRSRQNQSREEEELCHDENRNKNSLEKAEPAGSHPVTRNSMRAEVTQIHPPQPHVPHEHVCQESSSIEVSSEEEQDEIGSGYHVQFRNQENNSCPWIPQLRRKKLPWTKMEEETLKEGLLRFSHFHDRWKRILEFGGDVFQKGRTSGDLKDKWRNISKAGEKAT; encoded by the exons ATGGTCTCTGAAGCACTGCAACAGTCTTTCATGGCTACCAAACTTGCATGTACATCATCTCTGCCATGGATTTGGGTGATTGAAGCACTGGCAAGTTCCAGTGAGATAGACGCATCTTTACTCATCA ATTTGGTTAAGAGGACTCCTGAAATCTCTGATGATCTGGGGAGAAATGCAAGGGAAATGGTTTCCTTGAGAATTTTAGAGAGCTTATTTGTTCGGAAAAACTCAGGTGCAAATAGTGTCGCTTCAGTTCCAGGTGACAAAGTTGAACTTGATCCGTCAAGGGACTGCGAAGATGTCCTTCGCTGCATATTGTTGGAG ATGTCTGCATCAAATCTAAAAACAGCTACGCCAGATATGTTCAAGTGGGATGTTCTGTCATTCATTATGAAAAAGAGATCTATCTTGCCAAAGTGTCACTTGCAACAA TTTAAAGATGCCATTGTGGAATCGACGAATCCTTTTTCCacttccttgaaagaaagaagtGGATTGGAGTTGGGGAACCACTACAGAGACAGTGGTACTGCTGATGCTATTGGTTCTGATGGCTTTAAGCAGGGACATGAAATAGGAGGTGTGAATACCCGACATGCTGCACCAACTGAGAACTTGGATACTTCAACACAGGGCAACAAGAATGGCCTGCAAGAAAATCAGCCTGGAAGCACTCTGCTGCCTGTTAAGAGGAGTTTTAATGCCCCTACTGCTTATGAAATAGAAGTCAATAAAACTAAAGCCACGCCAGAGAAAAGTTCTGATCCATGTGCGAAGGCTGCCAAAAAGTTTAAGCAGGATGTTGCTGGTCCCATTCAGAACACTGTTCCTGATTTGATATCGTCTCAAAGAGATGGAGTCCCAGCAGAATCATGTGGAGGAAGTCAATCTATTGTTCAAAAAAGGAACTCGGAAGATGATGGTACCCTTGAAGCAAATGGATGCCTGAAGGATGGTAAAGCAAAGCATGCTGCATCAGCAAGTGTTTTATCTGGCATTGACTCTAGTATCAAGGATCTGTTGCCTCAAAGAATGAGTTCAGACAAGAAGTTCCAAAATATTGGAAGTAGCAGCAATTGTTGTGCTGAACTGGGAACATCAAGTGACTCATCCCTGCATGTGATTCAGCAGGATTCTCGCACTTGTGGCTCCAAAGGTGACCTGGATTATAATCTTCCACGAGATCTGCAAAATGGCGAACCTTCTAATGCAGACAAAGAGAATATTGAGCAAAGTTGTGAATCTGAGTTCTCTGGTGATACTGATGAGTATCACAATGAGAGTACTGATCTTGCTTCacagaaaaatgatttcttgaACTTGCAATACGCTCAGGGTGAAGATTCTTTGGCAACTGTTGATTGTACAGAGCTTAATCTTTGTGTGAAGTGTAACGAGGGGGAAAACTTATTAGTTTGTAGTTCTGATACTTGCTCTTTGGTGGTTCATGAAAGTTGCTTGGGTTCTGTACCCAACTTTGATTACAAAGGAAGCTTCTATTGCCCCTTTTGTGCATATTCTCGAGCCATTTCTGAGTACCTGGAAGGTAAGAAGAAGGCCTCACTTGCTAGGAATGATTTGGCTGCATTTATTCGCTTGGGGGCTGGACAACAATCAAAGAAGTCACTACCTAGGTCACAAGGAATGAAGAAGCATCAATCTCAAGAGGATACAATTGTACAGTTGTGCCGCAATGCAAAGGGTAAGAATTCATTGAAGGAGGTCACAGAAGCAGGAAGTGCTCCAGCCGACAGGAGTTCTGTCGGAGCTCAAGTCATACAAACCAGTGCACCTCAACCAGAGCCTTCTCAACCCCGCAATGAAAATGAGAGGAATTCATTGAATGAGGTCACAGAAGCAGGAAGTGCTCCAGCCGACAGGAGTTCTGTCAGAGCTCAAGTCATGCAAACTGGTGCACCTCAACCAGAAACTTCTCTACTCCGCAATGAAAGTGGGAGGAATTCGTTGAATGAGGTCAGAGAAGCAGGAAGTGCTCCAGCCGACAAGAGTTCTGTCGGAGCTCAAGTCGTGCAAACCGGTTCACCTCAACCAGAGGCTTCTCTACCTAAACAATGCTTAGTAGCTGGTCAACAACCCGACAAATCACCTCTTGGATGTCATAGATCAAGACAGAATCAGTCCAGAGAGGAAGAAGAATTGTGTCATGATGAGAATAGAAACAAAAATTCTTTGGAGAAGGCTGAACCAGCAGGAAGTCATCCAGTCACTAGAAATTCAATGCGTGCCGAGGTCACGCAGATCCATCCACCTCAACCACATGTTCCTCATGAACATGTGTGCCAAGAAAGTTCTTCTATAGAAGTAAGTTCTGAAGAAGAACAAGATGAGATAGGTTCCGGATACCATGTACAATTTAGGAATCAAGAAAACAA